The Verrucomicrobiota bacterium DNA segment TTTTGCTGCAGGAGCTGTGCTGCGCGCCGAGCTTCCAATTGGCGGGCACGGACGTATCGCCCAGACAATATTGCACCTCGAACATGCGCGCCCCGCGCGGGCTTTTCGCGCTGACAACCACCGTGCCGGGCAACGTACCGGCGACCACCTTTAAATTCTGCG contains these protein-coding regions:
- a CDS encoding fibronectin type III domain-containing protein, which encodes QNLKVVAGTLPGTVVVSAKSPRGARMFEVQYCLGDTSVPANWKLGAQHSSCSKIKMDGLERGKDYAFRICAFGQDGHGPWSELTVFMPS